One Ornithinicoccus hortensis genomic window, GGACGTGCTGCTGGTCCGCGCCACGCCGATCCAGGTGATGGACCTGGCCGACTCGGAGACGGTGCAGGTGGTCTCCGACCTGGTGAGCCGCCGGCGGATCACCCCCGACGACGACAGCACCCTGGTGCGGGTCCTGCTCAAGGACCGGCGCTGGTTCAACGGCCGGGCGGCTCGGGACGTGGACCTCGCGGGCCGGGTCGGTGGCCGCCTGGTCGGGGTGGAGATGGCGCGCCCCCGCGCGGACCGGCTGGCCGAGGAGCGGTTGCACGTGGGTGAGATCGTGCTGGTCCAGGTCCCGACCCGCAGCCTGGAGCGGCTGCGGCGGCGGCCGGAGATCATCCTGCTCGACGAGTTCGACAACGACTTCGGCACCCGGCAGATGTGGATCGCCGGGTCGGTGCTCGCCGGCGTCGTCGGGGTCGCCGCGCTGACGCCGCTGCCCATCGTGGTCAGCGCCCTGGTCGGCGTGGTCGTGATGGTCCTCACCGGGGTGCTCCGCAAGGAGGACATGTATCCGAGCGTCTCGTGGGACGTGATCTTCCTGCTCGCCGGGATGATCCCGCTGGGCATCGCGCTGACCAAGTCCGGCGCCGCCGACGGTGCCGCCAGCCTGCTCAGCGACGCGGCGTCCGGGTGGCACCCGCTGGTGGTCCTGCTCGCCCTCTACCTGGCGACGACGATCCTGACCGAGCTGGTCAGCAACAACGCCACGGTGGTCATCGCGATCCCGGTAGCCGTGGCCCTGGCGGACTCCCTGGGCATCGACGTGCTGGCCGTCGCCCTGGTCGTGATCTTCGCGGCCTCGACCAGCTTCCTGTCGCCGATCGGCTACCAGACCAACACGATGGTGTTCGGGACCGGGTTGTACCGGTTCACCGACTTCGCCAAGGTCGGGGCGCCGTTGAACATCCTGCTGATGGGCCTGACCTGTGTCGCCGTGTGGTGGTGGCTGCTGACCTGAGCGACCGGCACCACCTGACCTGGCACGGGACGGACACGGAAGGCGACCGGCATGACCGACTACGACACCTTCGCGCAGGCATACGCGGCTGCCAACGAGACCAGCCTGCTCAATGCCTGGTACGCGCGACCGGCCATGGTCGAGCTGGCCGGCGACGTTGCGGGCGCCCGGGTGCTGGACGCCGGGTGCGGGTCCGGCCCGCTGGCCGCGTCGCTGCGTGACGGGGGCGCGACCGTGAGCGGGTTCGACCTCAGCGCCGACATGGTGGCCCTGGCCCGCGAGCGCCTCGGCGACGATGTGGACCTGAGGGTTGCCGACCTCGGTGAGCCGCTCCCCTACCAGGACGACGCCTTCGACGTCGCCGTCTGCTCGCTGGCACTGCACTACCTGCGCGACTGGGTGGCGCCGTTGACCGAGCTGCGGCGCGTCCTGCGACCCGGCGGACGGTTGGTCGTCTCGGTCCCCCACCCCGCGGCATACCTGGTCAACTATCCCGGCCGCGACTACTTCGCCGTGACCCGCTACTCCGAGGAGTTCGAGTTCGCCGGGGTCAGTGCCGTCCTGACCTACTGGCACCGCCCGCTGCACGCCATGACGGACG contains:
- a CDS encoding class I SAM-dependent methyltransferase, with translation MTDYDTFAQAYAAANETSLLNAWYARPAMVELAGDVAGARVLDAGCGSGPLAASLRDGGATVSGFDLSADMVALARERLGDDVDLRVADLGEPLPYQDDAFDVAVCSLALHYLRDWVAPLTELRRVLRPGGRLVVSVPHPAAYLVNYPGRDYFAVTRYSEEFEFAGVSAVLTYWHRPLHAMTDAFTGAGFRIAVVSEPPWSPDTPVDLLPANAKERTAFVCFLFFVLEAP
- a CDS encoding SLC13 family permease, which gives rise to MTVEIMLVLAVVVAALVLFATQWLPVDITALLVLLVLMVIPFVGQASWLQDRGIDLPSAFPTVAEGLSGLSNPATVTVLAMFMLSAGVQASGLIHVVANRLAPLIGSSELRLVVVIGVVVGLLSGFINNTAAVAVAMPMVIDLTRRLGLRASRILMPLSFFAQLGGMLTLIGTSTSILASSLLREEQAFGRDLRMFEFSALGALGLGVGLLYFVTVGRLLLPSRDEGAGAEDGEQTFLVELMVPGDSDLVGQTLAEAEFEARAGVDVVRLSRDAAPARSGAPAAGQDAGRADRDPDEVTVEAGDVLLVRATPIQVMDLADSETVQVVSDLVSRRRITPDDDSTLVRVLLKDRRWFNGRAARDVDLAGRVGGRLVGVEMARPRADRLAEERLHVGEIVLVQVPTRSLERLRRRPEIILLDEFDNDFGTRQMWIAGSVLAGVVGVAALTPLPIVVSALVGVVVMVLTGVLRKEDMYPSVSWDVIFLLAGMIPLGIALTKSGAADGAASLLSDAASGWHPLVVLLALYLATTILTELVSNNATVVIAIPVAVALADSLGIDVLAVALVVIFAASTSFLSPIGYQTNTMVFGTGLYRFTDFAKVGAPLNILLMGLTCVAVWWWLLT